Part of the Pseudomonas abietaniphila genome is shown below.
ACTAAAAAGGCTTGTTTTCTATTTTTATGAGAATAATCTTGTAATTCCAACAACAAATTCACTGAGGACGGGTGTATGACTCTCCGCATCGCAATCAATGGCTTTGGCCGAATCGGCCGCAACGTCCTACGCGCACTCTATACCCAAGGCTACCGTCAGGACCTGCAGGTCGTCGCCATCAACGATCTGGGCGACAGCGAGATCAACGCCCACCTTCTCAAGTACGACACCGTTCACGGCCCGTTCGACGGCACAGTGGAGCACGACAAGGAAAGTCTGACCGTCAATGGTGACCGTATTTCGGTCAGCGCCATCCGCAACCCGGCCGAGCTGCCGTGGAAGTCCTTGAACATTGACGTCGTATTCGAATGCACCGGTCTGTTCACCGACCGCAACAAGGTGGCGGCCCATATCACTGCAGGCGCCAAGAAGGTCATCATCTCCGCCCCGGCCAAAGGCGCCGACGCCACCGTGGTCTACGGCGTCAACCACGATGTGCTGCGTCAGTCGCACCAAGTGATTTCCAACGCGTCGTGCACCACCAACTGCCTGGCGCCTGTGGCGCAGGTGTTGAACCGTGAGCTGGGCATCGAGAGCGGTCTGATGACCACGATCCACGCCTACACCAACGACCAGAACCTGATCGACGTCTACCACACCGACCCGTACCGCGCGCGTTCGGCGACCCAATCGATGATTCCGAGCAAGACCGGCGCAGCTGAAGCCGTGGGCCTGGTGCTGCCAGAACTGGCCGGCAAACTGACCGGCATGGCGGTGCGCGTACCGGTGATCAACGTGTCGCTGGTTGACCTGACCATTCAGCTGAAGCGCGATGCAACGGCCGATGAGGTCAATGCGATCATGAAAGAAGCGGCACAGCACTCGAAAATCCTGGGTTACAACACCCTCCCGCTGGTGTCCCACGACTTCAACCACAACCCGCTGTCATCGATTTTCGACGCCAACCACACCAAAGTCAGCGGTCGCCTGCTGAAGGTGTTGGCCTGGTATGACAACGAGTGGGGTTTCTCGAACCGCATGCTGGATAACTGCCTGGCGCTGATGAACGCCGAGTAACCTTTGTAGGAGCGCGCTTGGTCTGGACCGCATCCGGACGAACACTGAAGTCCAGCCACACTAGATGTGCAGGATGTACCGGCCTCTTCGTCCGGATGCGCCCAGACCGAGCTCGCGAATGCTGAAGTCCAGTCGCAGCAAATGTGCAGGAGGTTCCGGCTTCTTCGTCCGGATGCGGCCCAGACCAAGCTCGCTCCCACAGTAGACA
Proteins encoded:
- the gap gene encoding type I glyceraldehyde-3-phosphate dehydrogenase; this translates as MTLRIAINGFGRIGRNVLRALYTQGYRQDLQVVAINDLGDSEINAHLLKYDTVHGPFDGTVEHDKESLTVNGDRISVSAIRNPAELPWKSLNIDVVFECTGLFTDRNKVAAHITAGAKKVIISAPAKGADATVVYGVNHDVLRQSHQVISNASCTTNCLAPVAQVLNRELGIESGLMTTIHAYTNDQNLIDVYHTDPYRARSATQSMIPSKTGAAEAVGLVLPELAGKLTGMAVRVPVINVSLVDLTIQLKRDATADEVNAIMKEAAQHSKILGYNTLPLVSHDFNHNPLSSIFDANHTKVSGRLLKVLAWYDNEWGFSNRMLDNCLALMNAE